Proteins encoded together in one Penaeus vannamei isolate JL-2024 chromosome 9, ASM4276789v1, whole genome shotgun sequence window:
- the LOC138862551 gene encoding craniofacial development protein 2-like → MAATARLNQAAPGQLGAPTHQQYIRGGALIPLHKITSENKADTCNMEFLRKTAVIDAEMTQQHDDIAALQETRLAGVGIIKEAEYTFFWFGKEPDESRIYGTGFAVANRLICSTELPYAISDRISVINMNTKQGNLRIKNAYAPALAGSPADKDNFYFQLEDTIRKASCLERTVLLGDINARTRADFESWLECLGRFGVGKVNENGERLLELRSRNNLCVTNTMFPGKPHRKVFWSHPHSKTWHQLDFVIISRKR, encoded by the exons ATGGCAGCTACTGCTCGCTTAAACCAGGCAGCTCCTGGTCAGTTAGGTGCTCCAACTCACCAACAGTATATCAGAGGAGGTGCTCTGATACCACTGCACAAAATCACCTCAGAAAATAAAGCTGACACTTGCAACATGGAAT TTCTTAGGAAGACTGCTGTTATAGATGCAGAAATGACGCAGCAGCATGACGACATAGCAGCTCTCCAAGAAACCCGCCTGGCTGGGGTTGGTATTATAAAGGAAGCTGAGTATACCTTCTTCTGGTTTGGGAAAGAACCTGATGAATCCCGCATCTATGGCACCGGCTTTGCTGTGGCAAACCGTCTTATATGCAGCACAGAATTACCTTATGCAATCAGTGACCGCATATCAGTGATTAACATGAACACCAAACAAGGAAACCTCAGAATAAAAAACGCATATGCACCAGCTCTGGCTGGATCCCCTGCTGACAAAGACAACTTCTACTTCCAGCTGGAAGACACCATTCGTAAGGCATCTTGCCTTGAGCGAACAGTTCTTCTCGGCGACATTAATGCTCGTACGAGAGCAGACTTTGAGAGCTGGCTGGAATGTCTTGGAAGATTTGGTGTCGGAAAGGTGAACGAGAATGGTGAGCGCCTCCTGGAGCTCCGCTCGCGTAATAATCTTTGTGTTACCAACACAATGTTCCCAGGGAAGCCCCACCGAAAAGTATTTTGGAGCCACCCACATTCCAAGACCTGGCACCAGTTGGACTTCGTGATTATCAGTCGGAAACGTTGA